The nucleotide window AGCTCCAATCAATACCCCGGTTATTAGCTTCAGAGTGGCTAAGGAGGGCATAGTCATAGAGACAGCGGTTAGGGTATAGGCACTATAGCTTAGCCGTAGATACTGTGGACCGCTGCCGGTCGTAATCATCGGGCTAGCCTCCTCGGTAGAGCGTAATCGACTGCGGCTAGATTAGGAAGTTAAAGGCGACTATATTTATGGCGCACAGCGCGAAGCTATGTATAAGCCCATACCTCACTGAGCCGTAGACGAGCTTGCCTACAACGAGACCTGCGAACAGCCCCTCCATGAAGCCCCCGTAGTACAGAATAGCTTTGTAGAACGATGTCTCCCTCATCGCGGCTAGGAAGGGGGCGCCAGCGGCCTTTGAGACCTCTATCATAGGTATGAAGAACTGGTGTATTAGCATATAGGAGACGGCTATGAATATGAGGACGCTGACGTATAGGATCATGCCGTACGGCTTTAAGTTAGTAGCCCTCTCGCCCTCGTACTCATCGTAGGCCTCGTAGACCCTCCTAGCTGAGTCTAGGACCTCTGCCATTAGCCCCCCGCTCCTAGAGGCTTCTACTAGTAGGGCGCTGGCCATTACTAGCTTAGGGCTCTTAAGTCTCTCAGCCAGCCCCCTAACGGCCTCCTCGAAGTCCATGCCGAGCTGCATCCTCACTAAGCACCGCCTAACCTCACTAGCTAGCGGCCTAGTCACAGTCTTCTCTACGACTTCAAGGGCCCTGCTCAATATCATCCCAGACCTAACTCCACTAGCTAGCCCGCTAAACATGCTAACTAGCCCCTTCTCGGCCTCCCTAACCCACCTATAGCTCATGTACTCGATGAAGCCTGGGCCTGCGATAGACACGAGTATGCCGATCATGAGCATGTTAATGACGTTCAAGCTAATCGGGACGAAGTAGGGGGGCCGAGGTACATATAGCCCAGCCCATAGAGGGTAGAAGATTAAGGACAAGCCTAGGGCGAGCGAGACCCCCCACGCAACAGCCTTAAACCTGCTGTTGAGGAAGAGCAGGTACAAGCTAGACCCTCGCCAACATGGAGTCGAGTATTAT belongs to Candidatus Nezhaarchaeota archaeon and includes:
- a CDS encoding type II secretion system F family protein, with the translated sequence MYLLFLNSRFKAVAWGVSLALGLSLIFYPLWAGLYVPRPPYFVPISLNVINMLMIGILVSIAGPGFIEYMSYRWVREAEKGLVSMFSGLASGVRSGMILSRALEVVEKTVTRPLASEVRRCLVRMQLGMDFEEAVRGLAERLKSPKLVMASALLVEASRSGGLMAEVLDSARRVYEAYDEYEGERATNLKPYGMILYVSVLIFIAVSYMLIHQFFIPMIEVSKAAGAPFLAAMRETSFYKAILYYGGFMEGLFAGLVVGKLVYGSVRYGLIHSFALCAINIVAFNFLI